One genomic region from Mesorhizobium terrae encodes:
- a CDS encoding cupin domain-containing protein — protein sequence MTRTTVLKFGKVENADTSDLPGWVVVEGKPTMKTAVQHTTKDGKVLSGTWQATPGTYHATYTDYEFVHMIAGRIVITPDGGEPVEVGPGDAFVVEADFKGTWKIVEPVTKHFVVTVGS from the coding sequence ATGACACGCACGACGGTTCTCAAGTTCGGCAAGGTGGAAAACGCCGATACCAGCGACCTGCCGGGCTGGGTTGTGGTCGAGGGAAAGCCCACGATGAAGACCGCCGTCCAGCACACCACCAAGGACGGCAAGGTTCTGTCGGGAACCTGGCAGGCGACCCCGGGGACCTATCACGCGACCTACACGGACTATGAATTCGTCCACATGATCGCCGGCCGTATCGTCATCACTCCCGATGGCGGCGAACCGGTTGAGGTCGGGCCCGGCGACGCCTTTGTCGTGGAAGCGGATTTCAAAGGCACATGGAAGATCGTCGAGCCGGTGACGAAACATTTCGTCGTCACGGTTGGATCGTAA
- a CDS encoding helix-turn-helix transcriptional regulator — MGPSASFRLVTDAIPARDRVEIMREVYGRTVLKVDLDPLAPTQVDMRVRALPGLGIATGSCSEFRVHRSTPLIDNDDFVLLAALDGVSVMKHRGREEPVGNGQALMMSGDEVGLNVIQPGGLRFVNMSFSLKQLSPLIGDPAAVLMQPLATGGWAMRLLLDYVQAVQDAGDGLTREASHLATTHIFDLAALAIGGTRDAVEIARGRGVRVARLRAIKADIVAHGGDLSVDDVAKRHRLSARYIRKLFESDGMSLSDFMLGQRLLRAHRMLCDPRCCGRNITAIAFEAGFNDLSHFNRAFRRRFGTTPSDVRDTASRA; from the coding sequence GTGGGCCCATCCGCCTCGTTTCGGCTGGTGACGGACGCAATTCCGGCGCGGGATCGTGTCGAGATCATGCGCGAGGTCTACGGCCGCACGGTCTTGAAAGTTGACCTCGATCCGCTTGCGCCGACACAGGTCGACATGCGGGTGCGCGCTCTACCAGGCCTCGGCATCGCCACCGGCAGCTGTTCGGAATTCAGGGTGCATCGTTCGACGCCGTTGATCGACAATGACGACTTCGTCCTGCTGGCGGCGCTCGACGGGGTGAGCGTCATGAAGCATCGCGGCCGCGAGGAGCCGGTCGGCAACGGCCAGGCGCTGATGATGAGTGGGGACGAGGTTGGCCTCAATGTGATCCAGCCCGGCGGTCTTCGCTTCGTCAATATGAGCTTTTCGCTGAAGCAGCTTTCACCGTTGATCGGCGATCCCGCAGCGGTGCTGATGCAGCCGCTGGCGACCGGCGGCTGGGCGATGCGGCTTCTGCTCGACTATGTCCAGGCGGTCCAGGATGCGGGCGACGGGCTGACGCGCGAAGCGTCGCATCTGGCGACGACGCATATTTTCGATCTTGCCGCACTTGCGATCGGCGGGACCAGGGATGCGGTGGAGATCGCGCGCGGCCGTGGCGTGCGCGTGGCGCGGCTGCGCGCCATCAAGGCCGACATTGTCGCGCATGGCGGCGATCTGTCGGTCGACGATGTCGCCAAACGTCACCGGCTTTCGGCACGCTACATACGCAAATTGTTCGAGAGCGATGGCATGTCACTGTCGGATTTCATGCTTGGCCAGCGACTGCTGCGCGCGCATCGCATGCTCTGCGATCCGCGCTGCTGTGGCCGCAACATCACGGCCATCGCCTTCGAGGCCGGCTTCAACGATCTGTCCCATTTCAACCGGGCGTTCCGACGGCGCTTCGGGACCACGCCGTCCGACGTGCGCGACACAGCCTCGCGGGCATAG
- a CDS encoding glucoamylase family protein, giving the protein MAAAKHPSRTAVDGTAAPSSDDELLAFFQRAAFDYFLIEANPENGLVADRTRQGSPASIAAVGMALTAYPVGVERGFMTRQEARERTLATLRFFWNSRQGPEPDATGYKGFYYHFLDMKTGRRVWNCELSTIDTALLFGGVIAAGAYFREDEPQEAEIRTLAEALYRRVDWAWALNGGAAVSLGWKPETGFISYRWLGYSEALLLYILGLGSPTFPLPAESYAAWLATYRWKTIYGQHFVYAGPLFIHQMSHVWIDFRDLRDAFMREKGLDYFENSRRATYVQREYAIRNPHGFAGYKAHCWGITASDGPGYSKRVIKGVKRRFYDYRARGAPYGPDDGTVSPWAAIASLPFAPEIVLPVLRYYHEIDLKDDNPYGFVASYNPTLTGRHHTGWVSPDHVGINQGPIPVMIENHWTGLIWNLMRQSPYIVTGLRRAGFTGGWL; this is encoded by the coding sequence ATGGCGGCCGCCAAGCACCCATCGAGGACCGCCGTCGACGGCACCGCCGCGCCGTCTTCCGACGACGAGCTGCTGGCCTTCTTCCAGCGTGCCGCCTTCGATTATTTCCTGATCGAGGCCAATCCCGAAAACGGCCTGGTCGCCGACCGCACGAGGCAAGGTTCGCCCGCCTCGATCGCAGCCGTCGGCATGGCGCTCACCGCCTATCCCGTCGGTGTCGAGCGCGGTTTCATGACCAGGCAGGAGGCGCGCGAGCGCACGCTGGCGACGCTGCGCTTCTTCTGGAACAGCCGGCAAGGGCCCGAGCCCGACGCCACCGGCTACAAGGGGTTCTACTACCACTTCCTCGACATGAAGACCGGCCGCAGGGTCTGGAACTGCGAACTCTCCACCATCGACACCGCCTTGCTGTTCGGCGGCGTCATCGCCGCCGGCGCCTATTTCCGGGAAGATGAGCCACAGGAAGCCGAGATCCGCACTTTGGCCGAAGCCCTCTACCGGCGCGTCGACTGGGCGTGGGCGCTGAATGGCGGCGCCGCCGTCTCGCTCGGCTGGAAGCCGGAAACCGGCTTCATCTCCTATCGCTGGCTGGGCTACAGCGAGGCCCTGCTGCTTTACATCCTCGGCCTCGGTTCGCCCACCTTCCCGCTGCCGGCCGAAAGCTACGCGGCCTGGCTGGCCACCTATCGCTGGAAGACGATCTACGGCCAGCACTTCGTCTATGCCGGCCCGCTCTTCATCCATCAGATGTCGCATGTCTGGATCGACTTCCGCGATCTGCGCGACGCTTTCATGCGCGAAAAGGGCCTCGATTATTTCGAGAACAGCCGCCGCGCCACCTATGTCCAGCGCGAATACGCCATCCGCAACCCGCACGGCTTCGCCGGCTACAAGGCCCATTGCTGGGGCATCACCGCGTCCGACGGTCCCGGCTACAGCAAACGCGTCATCAAGGGCGTCAAGCGGCGTTTCTATGACTACCGGGCGCGCGGCGCCCCCTATGGACCGGACGACGGCACCGTCTCGCCCTGGGCGGCGATCGCCTCGCTGCCCTTCGCGCCCGAAATCGTGCTGCCGGTGCTGCGCTATTATCACGAGATCGACCTGAAGGACGACAATCCTTACGGCTTCGTCGCCAGCTACAATCCGACGCTGACCGGGCGCCACCACACCGGCTGGGTTTCGCCCGACCATGTCGGCATCAACCAGGGCCCCATCCCCGTGATGATCGAAAACCACTGGACCGGCCTCATCTGGAACCTGATGCGCCAATCGCCCTATATCGTCACCGGCCTGCGCCGCGCCGGTTTCACCGGCGGCTGGCTGTAG
- a CDS encoding NADP-dependent oxidoreductase codes for MSVVAREILLNSRPAGTPTLDTFRKAERRLPAPGEGQLLVRTLWMSVDPYMRGRMRDQPSYIAPFQVGEPLEGSAVGVVEESRAEGFAKGDVVSHFAGWRDHAVIDAAGVTKVDLDAAPAEAWLGPLGVPGFTAYIGLERIGGLKAGETVFVSAAAGAVGSMAVQIAKAKGARVIASVGSAEKAAWLRELGADAVVNYKTATDLTAALREAAPEGIDVYFDNVGGNHLDAALAVAKNSARVVISGMIAGYNEEQPAEVMHNLASIIVKRLSLRGFIVLDHYDLYPQFSAAMIGWLKDGKVTSRDTVHEGLDNAPKAFLGLFSGDNTGKMLVRLADR; via the coding sequence ATGTCTGTTGTAGCCCGTGAAATCCTCTTGAACAGCCGCCCCGCCGGCACCCCCACTCTCGACACATTCCGCAAGGCCGAACGCAGGCTGCCGGCGCCCGGTGAAGGGCAGCTTCTGGTCAGGACGCTGTGGATGTCGGTCGATCCTTATATGCGTGGCCGCATGCGCGACCAGCCGAGCTATATCGCCCCCTTCCAGGTCGGCGAGCCGCTTGAAGGTTCGGCCGTCGGCGTCGTCGAGGAGAGCCGCGCCGAAGGCTTCGCCAAGGGCGATGTCGTCAGCCACTTCGCCGGCTGGCGCGACCATGCCGTGATCGACGCCGCCGGCGTCACCAAGGTCGATCTTGACGCCGCGCCGGCCGAAGCCTGGCTCGGGCCGCTCGGCGTGCCGGGCTTCACCGCCTATATCGGCCTCGAACGCATCGGCGGCCTCAAGGCAGGCGAGACCGTCTTCGTCTCGGCGGCGGCCGGCGCGGTCGGCTCGATGGCCGTGCAGATCGCCAAGGCCAAGGGCGCGCGCGTCATCGCCTCGGTCGGCAGCGCGGAAAAGGCCGCCTGGCTGCGTGAACTCGGCGCCGACGCCGTCGTCAACTACAAGACCGCCACCGACCTGACGGCGGCACTGCGCGAGGCAGCCCCCGAAGGCATCGACGTCTATTTCGACAATGTCGGCGGCAATCATCTCGATGCGGCGCTGGCCGTCGCCAAGAATTCGGCGCGCGTCGTCATCAGCGGCATGATCGCCGGCTACAATGAAGAGCAGCCGGCGGAAGTCATGCACAACCTCGCCTCGATCATCGTCAAGCGGCTGTCGCTGCGCGGCTTCATCGTGCTCGACCACTACGACCTCTACCCGCAGTTCTCGGCCGCCATGATCGGCTGGCTGAAGGACGGCAAGGTGACGTCGCGCGACACCGTCCATGAAGGCCTCGACAACGCGCCGAAAGCCTTCCTCGGCCTGTTCTCCGGCGACAACACCGGCAAGATGCTGGTCAGGCTGGCCGACCGCTGA
- a CDS encoding TetR/AcrR family transcriptional regulator: MNEGVTKRLAKADRRLQLLETARAIIADEGTDGLTLGHVAERAGVSKPIAYEHFGTRAGLLVALCDQYNDRQLAAQARVLEAGGDTVEAVSQIFASSYVGCVLDMGPEMGATFAALAATEETAAFRQVLRDGYVERYRKAFVGLIDMAPADADVLYKGLLGAAEALAQDAVAGRVSREEAVRALTRIFAMTLKPYERR; this comes from the coding sequence ATGAACGAAGGCGTGACGAAAAGACTGGCGAAAGCGGACCGTCGCCTGCAATTGCTGGAGACGGCGCGCGCCATCATCGCCGACGAGGGCACCGACGGGCTGACGCTCGGCCATGTGGCCGAACGCGCCGGCGTGTCCAAGCCGATCGCCTACGAACATTTCGGCACGCGCGCCGGCCTTTTGGTTGCATTGTGCGACCAATACAACGACCGCCAGCTGGCGGCGCAGGCGAGGGTTCTGGAAGCCGGCGGCGACACGGTGGAAGCTGTTTCGCAGATCTTTGCCTCGTCCTATGTCGGGTGCGTGCTGGACATGGGCCCCGAAATGGGCGCCACATTTGCCGCCCTTGCCGCGACGGAGGAGACGGCGGCATTCCGCCAGGTGCTGCGCGACGGCTATGTCGAGCGCTACCGCAAGGCCTTTGTCGGGCTGATCGACATGGCGCCGGCCGATGCCGACGTCCTTTACAAGGGGCTGCTGGGCGCCGCCGAGGCGCTGGCGCAGGATGCCGTTGCCGGCCGCGTTTCGCGCGAGGAGGCGGTGAGGGCGCTGACCCGCATCTTCGCGATGACGCTGAAACCCTATGAGCGCAGGTGA
- a CDS encoding phosphatase PAP2 family protein, with amino-acid sequence MTIETVERGRLTGVTAVHQLVLFVAVWCLVSFTVSPRAYLDLTAWHLAMMTLASPVIVVIALGVPSLIAGWDSPVRYVHDKVNSRWANALFVAVGFALCLAAFSTLKTTFPEVVPFWADKWLANADKSLYGHSPWRFAHAAVGRFWAGWLFNAYEYLWTLEWLCVPIALAFCASVRTQLRYYWALALTFVIGGLIVAAIFSSGGPIFYDRILGSTRFAELDAKLIGLANIGGAASFSDYLYSLYLSGHADLGSGISAMPSMHVAVACLNACLLASINRWAGLAGWLFAAVIMFGSVYTGWHYSLDGYASILIVSAIWYATGRWLQPTPPA; translated from the coding sequence ATGACGATCGAGACGGTTGAGCGAGGACGGCTCACGGGCGTTACGGCTGTTCATCAGCTCGTCCTGTTCGTCGCGGTTTGGTGCCTGGTCAGCTTTACCGTATCGCCGAGGGCCTATCTCGACCTGACCGCCTGGCACCTGGCGATGATGACGCTGGCGTCGCCGGTCATCGTGGTCATCGCCCTTGGGGTACCGTCCCTCATTGCCGGTTGGGACAGCCCGGTTCGTTATGTCCACGACAAGGTGAACTCTCGCTGGGCGAACGCGCTTTTCGTGGCCGTCGGTTTCGCGTTGTGCCTGGCGGCGTTTTCGACGCTGAAGACGACGTTCCCCGAGGTGGTGCCGTTCTGGGCCGACAAGTGGCTGGCGAACGCCGACAAGTCGCTCTACGGGCACTCGCCATGGCGCTTTGCCCATGCCGCGGTAGGCCGGTTCTGGGCGGGATGGCTGTTTAACGCCTATGAATATCTGTGGACGCTGGAGTGGCTCTGCGTGCCGATCGCGCTCGCCTTCTGCGCCAGCGTCCGGACCCAGCTTCGTTATTACTGGGCGCTGGCGCTGACCTTCGTGATCGGCGGCCTGATCGTCGCGGCGATTTTCTCGTCCGGCGGGCCGATCTTCTACGATCGCATCCTGGGCTCGACGCGTTTCGCCGAACTCGACGCCAAGCTGATCGGCCTGGCGAATATCGGCGGCGCGGCCTCGTTCTCGGACTATCTCTACAGCCTCTATCTGTCCGGCCACGCCGATCTCGGCAGCGGCATTTCGGCCATGCCCAGCATGCATGTCGCCGTCGCCTGCCTGAACGCCTGCCTGCTTGCCTCCATCAACAGATGGGCGGGGCTCGCCGGCTGGCTGTTTGCCGCGGTGATCATGTTTGGATCCGTCTATACCGGCTGGCATTATTCGCTGGACGGCTATGCGTCGATCCTGATCGTTTCGGCGATCTGGTATGCGACCGGCCGCTGGCTGCAGCCAACGCCCCCGGCCTGA
- a CDS encoding OmpA family protein: protein MRTRFFALAAKLLAATFSLLVGATNFSFADATVPTADIDGASDNALVKRYEGSFIVSYEKLAYTDFSLPLSPLKVSQDPDARDKNNNRVFAPDKKIDAEGALTRIAYVLPAQRSPLEVLRNYEDVIAQGGGEVLFQCKKEECGGASDRSSDGGGGDMSLTMYSFSASDLKDADFSNGKCALASSIADQRYFTARMPQDGGDAYVAVQTYTLMDTLYCKELNGRTIAIVHVLEPKARDKKMVVVEAAKMQESLTANGSISLYGIYFDTDKADIKPQSDPTLKEIATLLSNEPKMAVLVVGHTDNQGSFDHNVDLSSRRANAVKSALATQYGIDTNRLTAAGAGMMAPVASNDTDDGRAKNRRVVLVKAN from the coding sequence ATGAGAACGCGCTTCTTCGCTTTGGCCGCGAAACTGCTGGCCGCAACGTTTTCATTGCTTGTCGGCGCCACCAATTTCAGTTTCGCCGACGCAACCGTCCCGACGGCAGACATTGACGGCGCTTCCGACAATGCCCTCGTCAAGCGCTATGAAGGGTCCTTCATCGTCTCGTATGAGAAGCTGGCCTATACCGACTTCAGCCTGCCGCTGTCGCCGCTCAAGGTGAGCCAGGATCCCGACGCGCGCGACAAGAACAACAACCGCGTTTTTGCTCCCGACAAGAAGATCGACGCGGAAGGCGCCCTTACCCGCATCGCCTATGTGCTGCCGGCCCAGCGTTCGCCGCTGGAGGTGCTTCGCAACTATGAGGACGTGATCGCGCAAGGCGGCGGCGAAGTGCTGTTCCAATGCAAGAAGGAGGAATGCGGCGGCGCCTCGGATCGCTCGTCCGATGGCGGCGGTGGCGATATGAGCCTGACCATGTATTCCTTTTCGGCATCGGACCTTAAGGACGCCGATTTTAGCAACGGCAAATGCGCGTTGGCGTCCTCGATTGCCGACCAGCGCTATTTCACAGCCAGGATGCCCCAGGACGGCGGTGACGCCTATGTGGCCGTCCAGACCTACACGCTGATGGACACGCTCTATTGCAAGGAACTCAACGGTCGAACCATTGCCATCGTCCATGTGCTGGAACCCAAGGCGCGCGACAAGAAGATGGTTGTCGTCGAGGCCGCGAAAATGCAGGAGAGCCTGACCGCCAACGGCTCGATCTCGCTCTATGGCATCTATTTCGATACCGACAAGGCCGACATCAAACCGCAGTCCGATCCGACGCTCAAGGAGATCGCGACGCTGCTCTCGAACGAGCCGAAGATGGCGGTTCTGGTGGTTGGCCATACCGACAACCAGGGCAGCTTCGATCACAATGTCGATCTGTCGTCGCGCCGGGCGAATGCGGTCAAGTCCGCGCTGGCAACCCAATATGGCATCGACACCAACAGGCTGACCGCGGCCGGGGCCGGCATGATGGCGCCCGTTGCTTCAAACGACACCGATGACGGCCGCGCCAAGAACCGGCGCGTGGTGCTGGTCAAAGCCAATTAG